In a single window of the Raphanus sativus cultivar WK10039 chromosome 9, ASM80110v3, whole genome shotgun sequence genome:
- the LOC108825804 gene encoding probable carboxylesterase 7 — translation MYIPIHPFCFNQTYSKFYKKESLISNEFLATQATMDSEIAFDRSPSYRVYKSGRIERMLGETTVPPSLHPQNGVVSKDALYSPEKNLSLRIYLPEKAGEKLPLLVYFHGGGFVVETAFSPTYHAFLTSTVAAANCIAVSVDYRRAPEFPIPIPYEDSWDALEWVFSRRERWINTHADFKNVYLAGDSAGGNIAHHLAVRAAKKEKLLTIRGVILIHPYFWGKTPLDDLETRDEAMRKRIEGGWRTASPNSVDGADDPLINVVGSEYSDLSELGCGRILVVVAGDDPFVRQGFGYVGKLEKSGWEGEVELMEVKGESHVHHLKNPDIDNAGRVVKKVAEFINKVTN, via the coding sequence ATGTATATACCCATACACCCATTTTGTTTCAACCAAACTTATTCTAAATTCTACAAGAAAGAATCACTTATTTCTAACGAGTTTCTTGCAACCCAAGCTACAATGGATTCCGAAATCGCTTTCGACAGGTCACCCTCGTATCGAGTCTACAAGAGTGGCCGCATCGAGCGTATGTTGGGAGAAACAACGGTCCCACCGTCTCTACACCCACAAAACGGCGTCGTCTCCAAAGACGCACTCTACTCGCCGGAGAAAAACCTCTCCCTCCGCATATACCTCCCGGAGAAAGCCGGAGAAAAACTCCCTCTCCTCGTGTACTTCCACGGCGGCGGCTTCGTGGTCGAAACCGCGTTCTCGCCCACTTACCACGCTTTCCTCACTTCAACCGTCGCCGCCGCGAACTGCATAGCCGTGTCAGTGGACTACCGCCGCGCGCCGGAGTTTCCGATTCCTATCCCGTACGAAGACTCGTGGGACGCTCTCGAGTGGGTGTTCTCTAGACGGGAGCGTTGGATAAACACTCACGCCGACTTCAAGAACGTGTACCTCGCCGGAGATAGCGCCGGAGGAAACATCGCGCATCATCTAGCCGTTAGAGCCGCAAAGAAAGAGAAACTGCTCACCATCCGCGGCGTTATCTTGATTCATCCCTACTTCTGGGGGAAGACTCCGCTTGACGATCTGGAGACGAGAGATGAAGCCATGAGGAAGAGGATCGAAGGTGGGTGGAGAACCGCGAGTCCGAACAGCGTAGACGGGGCGGATGATCCGTTGATTAACGTGGTCGGATCCGAGTATTCGGATCTTTCTGAGCTAGGCTGCGGACGGATTCTTGTGGTGGTGGCGGGAGATGACCCGTTTGTGAGACAGGGTTTTGGTTACGTGGGGAAGCTGGAGAAGAGTGGATGGGAAGGGGAAGTGGAGTTGATGGAGGTTAAAGGTGAGAGTCATGTTCATCATTTGAAGAATCCTGATATTGATAATGCTGGTCGAGTTGTGAAGAAGGTTGCGGAATTTATTAATAAAGTAACGAACtga
- the LOC108826523 gene encoding ureide permease 4 isoform X1, producing MYVIESKVAAIGCMILSLCCLGSWPAVLTLLERRGRLPQHTFLDFTTANLLAAIVIAFTLGEVGKSTFQTPDFTTQLSQDNWPSVLLAVVGGVLLSVGNLATQYALAFVGLPVTEVITASITVVIGTTLNYFLDDKINKAEVLFPGVGCFLIAVFLGAAVHYSNAADVKAKLESLPGEYKAGTQDFYSSIKKGEDNPEKGLSLPLTEEPDLESHEKPVEKAKAGTAGFFVELENKRAIKVFGKSTMIGLFLTLFAGTCLSLFSPAFNLATNDQWSTLPRGVPKLVVYTAFFYFSIAGFLIALILNLIFLYRPMAGLARSSLKKYVKDSKGRSWAVFAGFLCGFGNGLQFMGGQAAGYAAADSVQALPLVSTFWGIILFGEYRRSSRRTYVLLVSMLVMFVAAVAILMASSGRRGHRK from the exons ATGTATGTGATTGAGAGCAAAGTAGCAGCTATAGGATGTATGATACTCTCGTTATGTTGCTTGGGAAGCTGGCCAGCGGTTTTGACTCTCTTGGAGAGAAGAGGTCGTCTTCCTCAACATACTTTTCTTGATTTCACAACCGCTAATCTCTTGGCCGCTATCGTGATCGCATTTACACTCGGTGAGGTTGGGAAAAGCACGTTTCAAACACCTGACTTCACCACTCAGCTCTCTCAA GATAATTGGCCGTCGGTGTTGCTTGCGGTGGTTGGCGGTGTGCTTTTAAGCGTTGGGAATTTAGCGACTCAATACGCTTTAGCGTTTGTCGGTTTACCGGTCACCGAAGTTATAACCGCAAGCATCACCGTTGTCATTG GGACGACGTTGAACTATTTCTTGGACGACAAGATAAACAAAGCAGAGGTTCTTTTCCCAGGAGTAGGTTGCTTTCTGATCGCTGTCTTCCTTGGCGCTGCGGTCCACTATTCTAACGCAGCTGATGTCAAAGCCAAACTCGAGTCTTTACCTGGCGAGTATAAAGCTGGGACACA AGATTTCTATTCTTCCATTAAAAAAGGTGAAGACAACCCCGAGAAAG GTTTGTCCTTACCCTTAACAGAGGAACCCGATCTCGAGTCTCATGAGAAACCAGTAGAAAAGGCGAAAGCAGGGACCGCAGGATTCTTTGTGGAGCTAGAGAACAAAAGAGCAATCAAG GTCTTTGGAAAGAGCACAATGATCGGACTCTTCTTAACCCTCTTCGCTGGGACCTGCCTCTCTCTGTTCTCTCCTGCATTCAACTTGGCAACAAACGATCAGTGGAGCACATTGCCGAGAGGCGTACCTAAGCTAGTTGTCTACACTGCCTTCTTCTACTTCTCCATCGCGGGTTTTCTCATCGCGTTGATTCTAAACCTCATCTTTCTTTACCGGCCTATGGCAGGCTTAGCGAGATCATCGCTTAAGAAATATGTGAAAGACTCTAAAGGTAGGAGTTGGGCTGTCTTTGCTGGCTTCTTGTGTGGGTTTGGTAATGGTTTGCAGTTCATGGGAGGTCAAGCTGCTGGATACGCGGCCGCAGACTCTGTCCAA GCACTTCCTCTTGTGAGCACGTTTTGGGGTATAATTTTGTTTGGAGAGTATCGGCGATCGTCGAGGAGAACCTATGTGCTTCTTGTAAGCATGTTGGTCATGTTTGTGGCGGCCGTGGCAATTCTCATGGCGTCTTCTGGTCGCCGTGGTCACCGAAAATGA
- the LOC108826523 gene encoding ureide permease 4 isoform X2 — translation MYVIESKVAAIGCMILSLCCLGSWPAVLTLLERRGRLPQHTFLDFTTANLLAAIVIAFTLGEVGKSTFQTPDFTTQLSQDNWPSVLLAVVGGVLLSVGNLATQYALAFVGLPVTEVITASITVVIGTTLNYFLDDKINKAEVLFPGVGCFLIAVFLGAAVHYSNAADVKAKLESLPGEYKAGTQDFYSSIKKGEDNPEKEEPDLESHEKPVEKAKAGTAGFFVELENKRAIKVFGKSTMIGLFLTLFAGTCLSLFSPAFNLATNDQWSTLPRGVPKLVVYTAFFYFSIAGFLIALILNLIFLYRPMAGLARSSLKKYVKDSKGRSWAVFAGFLCGFGNGLQFMGGQAAGYAAADSVQALPLVSTFWGIILFGEYRRSSRRTYVLLVSMLVMFVAAVAILMASSGRRGHRK, via the exons ATGTATGTGATTGAGAGCAAAGTAGCAGCTATAGGATGTATGATACTCTCGTTATGTTGCTTGGGAAGCTGGCCAGCGGTTTTGACTCTCTTGGAGAGAAGAGGTCGTCTTCCTCAACATACTTTTCTTGATTTCACAACCGCTAATCTCTTGGCCGCTATCGTGATCGCATTTACACTCGGTGAGGTTGGGAAAAGCACGTTTCAAACACCTGACTTCACCACTCAGCTCTCTCAA GATAATTGGCCGTCGGTGTTGCTTGCGGTGGTTGGCGGTGTGCTTTTAAGCGTTGGGAATTTAGCGACTCAATACGCTTTAGCGTTTGTCGGTTTACCGGTCACCGAAGTTATAACCGCAAGCATCACCGTTGTCATTG GGACGACGTTGAACTATTTCTTGGACGACAAGATAAACAAAGCAGAGGTTCTTTTCCCAGGAGTAGGTTGCTTTCTGATCGCTGTCTTCCTTGGCGCTGCGGTCCACTATTCTAACGCAGCTGATGTCAAAGCCAAACTCGAGTCTTTACCTGGCGAGTATAAAGCTGGGACACA AGATTTCTATTCTTCCATTAAAAAAGGTGAAGACAACCCCGAGAAAG AGGAACCCGATCTCGAGTCTCATGAGAAACCAGTAGAAAAGGCGAAAGCAGGGACCGCAGGATTCTTTGTGGAGCTAGAGAACAAAAGAGCAATCAAG GTCTTTGGAAAGAGCACAATGATCGGACTCTTCTTAACCCTCTTCGCTGGGACCTGCCTCTCTCTGTTCTCTCCTGCATTCAACTTGGCAACAAACGATCAGTGGAGCACATTGCCGAGAGGCGTACCTAAGCTAGTTGTCTACACTGCCTTCTTCTACTTCTCCATCGCGGGTTTTCTCATCGCGTTGATTCTAAACCTCATCTTTCTTTACCGGCCTATGGCAGGCTTAGCGAGATCATCGCTTAAGAAATATGTGAAAGACTCTAAAGGTAGGAGTTGGGCTGTCTTTGCTGGCTTCTTGTGTGGGTTTGGTAATGGTTTGCAGTTCATGGGAGGTCAAGCTGCTGGATACGCGGCCGCAGACTCTGTCCAA GCACTTCCTCTTGTGAGCACGTTTTGGGGTATAATTTTGTTTGGAGAGTATCGGCGATCGTCGAGGAGAACCTATGTGCTTCTTGTAAGCATGTTGGTCATGTTTGTGGCGGCCGTGGCAATTCTCATGGCGTCTTCTGGTCGCCGTGGTCACCGAAAATGA